Below is a window of Georgenia soli DNA.
GCACGGAGCCGTCCGGCTGCTGGTGGTTCTCCAGGATGGCGACGATCCACCGGGTCGTCGCGAGGGTGCCGTTGAGGGTGGCCACCGGGCGGGTGCCGCCCTCGGCCCGCTCCCGGATGCCCAGGCGCCGCGCCTGGAAGGTGGTGCAGTTGGAGGTGGACGTGACCTCCATGAAGCGGTTCTGCGTGGGCAGCCACGCCTCGCAGTCGAACTTCCGGGCGGCAGAGTCGCCGAGGTCCCCGGCGGCGGTGTCGATCACCCGGTAGGGCAGCTCCACCTTGGCGAGCATCTCCTCCTCCCACGCGAGGAGGCGGGCGTGCTCGGCCTCGGCCTCCTCGACGGTGGTGTAGGTGAACATCTCCACCTTGTTGAACTGGTGCACGCGGATGATGCCGCGGGTGTCCTTGCCGTAGGAGCCGGCCTCGCGGCGGTAGCAGGTGGACCAGCCGGCGTAGCGCAGCGGGCCGGCCGAGAGGTCGAGGATCTCGTCGGTGTGGTAGCCCGCGAGCGCCACCTCGGAGGTGCCGGTCAGGTACAGGTCATCCGTGGCCAGGTGGTAGATCTCGTCGGCGTGGGCGCCGAGGAACCCGGTGCCGGACATCGTCTGGGGGCTGACCAGGGTGGGCGTGATCATCGGGGTGAACCCGGCGGCGATCGCCTGGTCCATGGCCGCGTTGAGCAGGGCGAGCTCGAGGCGGGCCCCGATGCCGGTGAGGTAGTAGAAGCGGGCACCGGCCACCTTGGTGCCTCGCCTGACGTCGATCGCCCTCAGGCCCTCACCCAGGTCCAGGTGGTCCTTCGGCTCGAAGCCCTCGGCGGAGAAGTCGCGGACGGTGCCCTCGTGGCGCAGCACGACGTAGTCGTCCTCGCCGCCGGCCGGGACGCCGTCGGCGACGACGTTCGGCACCTGGTAGAGCAGCCGCTCCAGCGCGGCCGCCGCCTCGTTCGACTCCGCCTCCGCGGCCTTGACGCCCTCGGCGAGTTCCTTGGCGCGGGCCAGGACGGCCGGCCGCTCCTCCGGGGACGCCTTGCCGACCGACTTCGAGACCTGCTTCTGCTCAGCCCGGGCCTCCTCGAAGCGGGACAGCGTGGAGCGGCGGCGGGCGTCGGCCTCCAGGAGGGCGTCCACCAGGGACTCGTCCGCGCCACGGGCACGCTGGCTGGCGCGCACCTTCTCCGGGTCCTCGCGCAGGGCTCGCAGGTCGATCATGCCTCCGAGCCTATCGGCCGCCGGTCGGCGCACCGCCCCCGGGCCCGCCCGGTGGACCCCCACCCTCGCAGCGAGAGGTCAACTTCTCCCCGAGAGGTCAGTTCCTCCCCGAGACGTCAGTTCCTCCGCGAGAGGTCAGTTCCTCCGCGAGAGGTCAGTTCCTCCCCGAGACGTCAGTTCCTCCGCGAGACGTCAGTTCCTCCTGGGCGGGCGGTGTGCCCCCGGCCGCGGGTAGGTTTCGCCCATGACGTCGGAGCAGTGGATCGCAGTCGTGGCAGTGGTGGCGCTCGTGCTGGCACTGGCCGCGGTGATCCTCGGGATCCTGGCGTGGCGGGCGGTCCGGAAGCGCACCCCCTCCTTCTCCGCGGAGGAGGAGGCCGAGAAGCTTCCGCCACCACCGCGCACCGGCCCGCCGGCGGTGGTCGTGAACCCGTCGAAGTCCATGGACCTGGACTACCTGCGGGACCTGGTCAACCGCACCGCCGCCGAGGTCGGCCTGGGCGAGCCGATGTGGTTCGAGACCTCCGTGGAGGACCCGGGCCTCGGCCAGGCCCGCGAGGCCCTCGAGAACGGCGCGTCCGTCGTCGTCGCGGCCGGCGGCGACGGCACGGTGCGCGCGGTGGCGGAGGCGCTGGCCGGGACGGGCGTCCCCATGGGGCTGATCCCGCTCGGCACGGGCAACCTGCTGGCCCGCAACCTCGACCTGCCGCTGGGCAGCCAGCGCGAGCTGGTGGCGACGGCGCTGACGGGCCGCAACCGGCAGATGGACCTCGGGTGGCTTCGGACCGAGCCCCTCTCACCCGAGGACGAGGAGAAGGTCCGCGGCCGGGCGGACGCCTCGACCGCACGCTCGGCCGAGAAGACCGACTCCGGCGAGGCCGCTCGCGGCCCGGAGCTCGACGCCGCCATCCCCGAGGAGGGTGCCGCCGCGAAGGGCGTCGAGCCGCCCGACGCCGGTGAGATCCCCGACGACGACCCGGACAAGGAGCACGTCTTCCTCGTCATCGGCGGTCTCGGCTTCGACGCCGCGATGGTCTCCGCCGCCGACGACGAGCTCAAGGCCAAGCTCGGCTGGATGGCGTACTTCGTCGCCGGGGTCAAGCACCTGACCGGCCGCAAGATCCACGCCACCGCCGAGCTGGGCGACTCCGACCCCGGCGAGCCGTTCACCGCCCGCACGATCCTGTTCGCCAACTGCGGGCGCCTGCCGGGCAACATCGTGCTCTTCCCCGACGCCCAGCTCGACGACGGCTGGCTCGACATCGCCGCCATCGACACCCGCGGCGGCCTGATCGGATGGGCGGACCTGCTGCGGAAGGTCACCCTCCAGGGCATCGGCATCCGCAAGGACCTCGTGCCCTACACCTCCGGCACCATCGAGTTCCGGCGCGCCCGGTCCGTCGTCGTGCGCACGGACGAGCCCGAGCACGTCCAGGTCGACGGCGACCTCGTCGGCTACGCGACGACGATCCACGCCAGGGTGGAGAAGGGCGGCCTGATCGTCCGCACCATGTGAGGCTGCCCTTGGCGTTCGCACTGACCACCAGCGGCAGCTGCGGCACCCGCAAATGGGGGTGAAGTCACCGGGTGCGCGCGTGTCCGCAGGGTATGCGCGCGCCGACTGGGGGCGAGCAGTGCGACTGAATCTCTCGACTGCGGGCTAATCCGCCGAGCGCGCACGGCTGGACGGGCGCACGGGGCGGAAATCCCAGCTCTGGGCGAGCACGGCAGCAGTCGGCGAGCGGGCGGATGTGGTGAACCGGCGAGCACGGCAGCAGTGCGCGAGCATCGCAGCACTCGGCGAGCAGGTGGAGGCAGCGAACCGGCCAGTGTGGCCGCCGGGCCAGCTCAGTGGGGTGCCCGGCGGACCAGGTCAGTCCCCGGAGACGCGCAAGCCGGCCAGCAGGCCGCTGACCCAGTCCCGGGCGGCGCGGAAGTCCGCGTCGTAGGTGCCGGGCCGCACGTGGGGGCGCCGGCCGTCGGCCCGCGGGTAGGACCCGAGGAAGCGCACGGTCGGGCACACGCGGTGCAGGCCGATGAGCGTGGCCTGCACCCGCTCCTCCGCCAGGTGGCCCTCGGCGTCGATGGAGAAGGAGTACCGGCCGAGCGAGTCACCGATGGGCCGGGACTCGATGCGGGAGAGGTTCACCCCGCGGGTCGCGAACTGCTCGAGCATGCTCAGCAGGGCTCCGGCCTCGTTGTCGGCGAGGTGGACCATCAGGGTCGTCTTGTCCGCGCCGGTGGGGCCCGGCAGCGCGCCGGGGCGCGCGACCCGGATGAAGCGGGTGACGGCGTGGGGGTTGTCCGCCACGCCCGCGGCCAGGACCTCCAGGCCGTACTGGCGGGCCGACAGCTCCGAGCACAGCGCGGCGTCGAAGCCCGGGTTCGGCTCGTCGGACGCGAGCAGCGCGGCCGCGGCGGCGGTGGAGGTGGCGGGCACGTGCGTCGCACCGTCGAGGTGCTGGGTGATCCACCGGCGGCACTGCGCCCACGCGTGCGGGTGGGTCGAGATGCGCCGGACGTCCTCGAGCCGGGTGCCCGGCCTGGCGCACAGCGTGAACGTGACCGGCACGAGCATCTCGCCGACGATCACGAGGGGGGTCCCGGTGGAGAGGGTGTCGAGCGTGACGTTCACCCCACCCTCGACCGAGTTCTCGATCGGGACGACGGCGTAGTCGGCCTCCCCCGCCCGCACCCGCTCCAGCGCGGTCACCACGTCCGGGCACGGCTGGAGGTCGGCCTCCTGCGGGCTCGTGACCTGCAGCAGCGCGGCCTGGGTGAAGGTTCCCTCGGGCCCGAGGTAGACGTAGCGGGGGCGGCGCTCCTGGGCGCCCGACGCGGCCGGGGTGCCCGCGGTGTCGGTGTCGCGTTCCACGCCCGCAGCCTAGCCGCGCGCGTCCGGCCGCCCGGGCGCCGTCCACGGGCGGACACGTAGGCTTCCGGCGTGACCAGGCGCAGCAGAAGGCAACGACGGATCGTCCTGGTGCTCGCCGTCGCCGTCGTGCTCGGGCTGTTCCTGCCCCTCGTGCTGCCGCTGTTCACCGCCGTGGCCGCCGCCGCGCCGGCGAGCACCACCGCCGCGCCGGCGAGCACCACCGCCGCGCCGGCGAGCACCGCCGCAGGCCGGCCGGCCGCGACCGCCGCCGACCCGGCGGACCCGGACGCGCCGCTGGTCGTCATCGGCACCACCGGGCTGCGCTGGGAGGACCTCTCCGCGCTCGCCACCCCGAACCTGTGGGAGCTGACCGGCGGCGGCGCGGCCGCCAACCTCGTGGTGCGGTCCGTGCGCTCGACCACCTGCCCGGCCGACGGCTGGCTCGCCCTCTCCGCCGGGCGCCGGGCGGCCGACGTCCCCATGGAGGACTACGGCACCTGCCGTCGCCTGCAGAACGTCGGCGAGGACGGCACCGTCCCGGCGTGGCAGACCTACCTCGACGCCGCGGCGAACGACGCCTACGACGCCACCCCCGGTCTGCTCGGCGACCTGCTGGTGTCCACGGGCACGCCGTCGCTCGCCGTCGGCCCCGGCGCGGCCGTCGCGCTGGCCACGACGGACGGAACCGTCGCCGGCGACCACGCCTTCGCGTTCGCCAACCCCGAGCGGCTCGGCCACCAGGTGGCCGCGAACCTGCCGGGACACACCCTGGCCGTCGTGGACGTGGGCTCCGTGCGCGACCGCAACCGGCCGCTCGTGGGCGCGGAGTCGCTCGCCCGGGAGCCGATGCCGGAGCCCGACCCGTCCGAGACGCCCAGCCCCTCCCCGGGCGAGGCGTGGCTCCTGCGCTCGCCCGCGCGCAGCCAGCAGGTGGCGGGCATCGACCAGCGCATCGGGGCCGTGCTCACGGCCGTGCGGGAGACCACCCCCGACGCGACCGTGCTGGTCGTCTCCCTCGCGGACTCCGGCACCCGGTCGATGATGCAGCTGGCCGTCGCCGACGGGCCCGCCCTGGGTGAGGTGCCCGCCGAGGGCGCGCTCCTGGACAGCCGGTCCACCCGGCAGCCGGGCATGGTCCAGTCCACCGACCTGACGCCGACCATGCTGGCGTGGCTCGGGATCGACGGCCCGGCCGGCCTCGTCGGGGCACCGCTGCGCGTGGAGCCCGACGGGCTCTCCGGCGCCGCGCGCGCCGCCCACCTGCAGGACGTCAGCGACCACGCCGTGGCCGTCCGCCCCGTCAAGGGGCCGTTCCACTCGGCGCTCGTGGTCGTCAACCTGCTGCTCTACGCCGCCGTCACCGTGGGCCTCAACCGGAAGAACCTCGACCGCGCGGCGGACTGGCTCGGGCGGCGGGAGTCCCACACCGCGAGGCGGGCGGTGGCCGCTCTGCGCTCGCGCCGGCCGGCCACCGCGCTGCGGGCCGTCCGCGCGGTGGCGGTGGCCGTCGGCGCCATCCCGGTCGCCTCCTACCTCGCCAACATGCTGCCGTGGTGGCGGGCACCCAGCCCGGGCGTCGTGGTGCTGTCCGCGACCGCGCTGATCGCCGCGGCCATCTCCGCCGTCGCCGTGCTGGGACCGTGGCGCCGGAGCATCCTCGGCCCCGTCGCGGTGGTCTCCGGGCTGACGACGGTGGTGCTCGCCGTCGACGTGCTCACCGGGGCCACGCTGCAGCTCTCCTCGCTCATGGGGGTCGAGCCGCAGGTGGGCGGGCGGTTCTACGGCTTCAACAACTCCTCCTTCTCGCTGTTCGCCGCCGCCACGATCCTGGTCGCCACCTGCGTCGCCGACCCGCTCGTGCGCAAGGGCCGCGGCGCCCTCGCCGCGGCCGTGGTGGGGGCGATCGGGCTGGTCGCCGTCGTGCTGGACGGCGCACCGACCATCGGCGCCGACTTCGGCGGGCCTCCCGCGCTCGTCCCGGGCTTCCTGGTGCTCGCCCTGCTCGCCGCCGGGATCCGGCTGACGTGGCAGCGCATCGTGGTGGTGCTCGGGGTGACCGGCGTGCTCGCGGCGAGCTTCTCCGTGATCGACTGGCTACGCCCGCCGTCCGAGCGCTCCCACCTCGGCCGCTTCGTCGAGACCGTCCTCGACGGCGGGCTGTGGTCGGTCGTGGGCCGCAAGGTCGCGCAGAACCTGACGAACCTCTTCGGCTCCACCCTGACGTTCCTCGCGATCGGCGGGATCGTCGTCGTGGTGGTGCTGCTGACGCGGCCGCTGCGGAACGCGGCCCGCCGCGGCCAGAACGACAGCTACGGCTGGCTCGTGGGCGGCGGGGCGGTCGGACGGATCGACGCCGACGTGCCGATGCTGCGCCCGGCCGTCCTCTCGCTGGCCGTGACGTTCACGATCGCGTTCCTGGCCAACGACTCCGGGATCGTCCTGCCGGCCATCGGCATCTCGCTCGCGGTGCCGCTGCTCGTCTCGGTCCTGGCGGGATGGCTGCTCGCCCGGGGCGAGCCGGCTCAGACCTCGGTCCCGCCGTCGTCCGTGCGGGTGCCGGGCGAGTCCGACGCCTCGCCCGCGGACGTCACGGAGGCCTCGGACCAGGCGCGGTAGGGGCGGCCGGGCCGCTGCTTGGCGGGGTTGTCGCCGCGGCGGGTCGGCGGCACACGGACCCCGCGCACCTTGCGGGCGCTGACGGCGAGCGCGACGTCGCGGTACTGCTTGCCGCGGTGGATCTGCCCGGCCAGGTCGTTGGCGGACGCCCGGTGCCGCAGGTCGCACGGCACCTCCTGCACCGTGAAGCCGGCGACGAGCAGATCGATGGTCATGCCCGTCTCCACGCCCCAGCCGCGCGAGAGCGGGGTGGCGGTGTCGAACGCCTCACGGGTGAGGCAGCGCTGGCCGGACAGCGGCTGCGTCGGGGACCAGCCGGTCGCCTGGGAGATCGCGCGGCGGGCCAGGCCCGTGACGATCCCGCGCCCGCCCGCGCCGGGCTGCGGGGGGAGGACGGCGATGGTGCAGTCCGCCCGCCCCTCCAGCACCGGGGGCACGAGCGGGGCGGTGGCGACGGCGGTCTCGCCGAGGTCGGCGTCGATGAAGAGCAGCAGCCGGCGCGGCGCGCCCTCGACGTCACGCATGGCGGCGACCGACGCGCCGGTCTCCATGGCGGAGGCCTTGCCGCGGTTGACCGAGTGACGCACGACGACGGCGCCCGCGCGGCGCGCGACGTGCTGGGTGTCGTCCTCCGAGCCGTCGTCGACGACGAGGACGAGATCCACGTGGGGAATGGCGCGTGCGGCGCGGATGGTGGAGGCGATGCGGTCGGCCTCGTCCTTGGCGGGGATGACGACGGCGACCCGCTGGCTCCTCGCTCCGTGCCTCACGTGGCAAAGCCTATCCGCGTTGCGGACCAACTGCGTACCCAGACCGCGACGACCCTTGACCTCGGCATGACGGAACCCGGGACCACCCCCCTTCAAGGGCGCCGGCGCGCCGGTCCGCGCCTGGCGCAGGCCGGCACGTCGCGGGGCAGCTGGCCGCGGGAAAGGGCAGCTGGCCGCGGGAAGGGGGCAGCTGGTCACGGGAAGGGCGCCAGGCGCCCCGACGGGTCCCTGGCGCCCTCCCGCGTACCTCCTGGGTACCTCCTGGGCTCGGCTACACGCCCGTCTCGGCGTGCCGTCCGCCGCTCCGGTCCGCCTCGCGCTCCGGCGTGGTCGCCGCGTCGGTGTGCGGTGCGCCGCTCCGGTCCGCCTCGGGCTCCGGCCTGGCGGCCGCCTCGCCCTCCCCGCGCTCGGCCAGCCGCAGCCGCGCGTACAGGACGTCACCGACGAACAGGTCGTAGACGACGATGCCGAGGACACCCCCGATGAGCGGGCCGACGATGGGGATCCAGAAGTAGTTGCTGAACCAGCCGCCGTTGCCGGGCATCGCCAGCTGCCCCCATCCGCCGACCCAGGCCAGCAGCCGCGGACCGAGGTCGCGGGCCGGGTTGATCGCGTAACCGGCGTTGGCGCCGAACGACAGGCCGATGGCGCCGACGGCGAGGCCGATCACCAGCGGCCCCAGGTTCGACATGACGCCGGTGTTGCGCAGGTCGATGACCGCCGCGACGAGGATGAGCAGGAACGCGGTGCCGACGATCTGGTCGATCAGCGGGCCGGCGACCCCGCCGTTGAAGTACGGCGCCGGGAAGGTCGCGAAGATCGAGAACGACGCCAGGTTGTGACCGGCCGGCTTGCTGGCGGCCTCGAAGGCGCGGATCGCGTCGTGGTAGACGAGCAGGACGAGGGCCGCGCCGGCGAAGGCGCCGAGCAGCTGGGAGATCCAGTAGGGCAGGACCTTGCCCCAGGAGAAGTGCCGGCGGACCGCGAAGGCCAGGGTCACCGCCGGGTTGATGTGGGCACCGCTGACGCCTCCGGCGACGTAGACGCCGAAGACCACGGCGAAGGCCCACCCCCAGGCGATGAGCATCCAGTCCCCGGTCCCGAGGAAGAACGTCGTCGGCCCCTCCGTGCGGCCGGAGCCGGGGAGGCCGGCGACCGCCATGGCCACCGAGCCGCACCCGAACGCTATGAGCACGAACGTGCCGAGAAACTCCGCCAGGCACTCCCCCCACAACCCGGCACGCATCTTCAGGCCGCTACCGACGGCCATCGGGCTGATGTCAGACATCTGAGAAACACCTCGACGCGCCGACGGCGTCAACCGGCGGGGCGGGTGGGCAGGCATCGCTGCCGTGCCACTCACGAGGTCGGCCGACCGGTGGTCGGCGCAGGAATCACATCACCAGGCGACCGCATCTGCTCGGTCGGGCGGACGGCGGCCCGGTCGCCGCGAGCGCCGTCGCCCACCCCCCTGCGGGGTTCGAGAACAGGACAAATTGTACGCCGTGGGCGCGGCCGCGGCCGGTCAGCCGCGGCCGCGGGCCGGTCAGCGCAGGCTCACCTGGCGCGAGACGATCCCTGCGCGCGCCCGGCGCTCGTCGGCGGTCAGCGGCTCGGTGCTCGCGAGCGCGTCGTCGAGCTTCTTCTCGAACGCGGCGAGCGGGCCGGTCAGCTCCTCCGCCTCGGTGCCGGGGGCGAGCTCCCACACCGGGATGAGGATGCCGCAGGAGCGGAACGCCCCGACGAACTTCGCGCCGTCGTCGACGGCGGACTCGCGGGCGGCGTGCAGGCGGGCGACGGCGTCGAGCACCTTCTCCTGGTCCTCCGGGCGGGCCCAGCGCAGGAACTCCCGCCCCATGCGGCACCAGTAGGCCGAGTCGACGCCGTCGATCTTCACGGTCGGGATGATGTTGCTGTTGGCCTGCTCGAGCGCGGCGGCGACCTCGGTCTCGCTCGCGGCGTCGTCCGTCAGCCAGAAGGCGAAGGTGTCGTGGACGGTCAGGTCGAAGGGGCCCTCGAGATCGAGGACGTCCTGCAGCCGCGGCCCCGGCTCGGGCAGCCCGGTGCCGGTCAGGGCGCTGCCGGGCTCGAGCTCCAGCGCGGCGAGGAGGGCGGCGGCGACGTCGCGGGAGGCGTCCCCCGAGTGGGCCGCGGTCTGCAGCGCCACGAGCACGGTGCCGTCCTCGCGATGCAGGGCGGGCAGCATCTCGGGGAGCAGGGTGACGAGCTGGACGTCGCGCGCACCGTGCTCGGCGGTGGTGCGCACCGCCATCGACGCGGCCGGGACGACCTCACGCATCGCGACCAGGTCGGTCTCGCCGGGCAGCCCCTCGAACGGACGCTCGACGAAGGGCACCTCCTGACGCTTCGGCCTCGGGGTGCCCTCGGGGCGGGACTGACGCTTGCTGCGGCTCTTCTTACCCATGGCGCCCAAGAGTACGGGCACCGGGCTGGCGCCCCTGCTCCCGGGCCCGAGTGCACCGGCCCCTGCTCGCGGGCCGGAGCGCACCGGCCCTTCCTGCGGCGCCGGCCTCGCCGACCGGTACTCCGCGCTCAGTAAGTGGGCTTGCGCAGGATCAGTGGGCCCAGGCCGACTTCATCTGCGGAGCGTCACTTACGGAAGCACGCGGGCGGCGCATCTGGCCGGACACCGACGGCAGCAGGCGGCTGAGGGGTGGAAGCGGAAGGGAGACGACCGGCGGCAGCAGACGGCCGCCGGGGAGCCGGCGACCGTCAGAGCACGGTGGGGGCTGCGCCGTCGTCCCGGACGAGCGGCAGACCCGCGGCCTCCCAGCCCTTCATGCCGCTGGCCAGGTTGTGGGCGTCGTAGCCCACCTGGTTGAGCCACTGGACCGAGCGGGCCGACCGGCCGCCGGAGCGGCAGACGACGACGAGCTCGCCCTCGGGCAGCTCGTCCACCCGTGCGGGCAGCTCACCCATGGGGATGTGGACGGCACCGGGCGCGTGACCCGCCTGCCACTCGTCGTGCTCGCGCACGTCGAGGAGGACGTAGCCGTCGGGGATCGGGTCGGCGGCGTCGAGGTCGTCCACGCTCACGTTGCTGCCGGGAGTGTCAGGAATCGTCATGGGGCAAGGGTAGGCCGGGGCGGGAGCGCGCGCGGGGCCGGCCGGGCGCCTGCCGGGGCGTACGAGGCTGCCCGACACCGGGAGGACACTCCGTGTCCATGCCGAGGTCGGCGGGCGGTGGCAGGATCGGGCCATGCACGAGCGCGCCGGTACCCCAGCCCTGCCCGAGGACCTCATCGACGTCGGGGAGGTCGTCTCCGCCTACTACGACCGCACGCCCGACCTCGACGACCCGGCCCAGCAGGTGGTCTTCGGCACGTCCGGGCACCGGGGCTCCAGCCTCGACGGCGCGTTCAACGAGGCCCACATCGTCGCCACGACGGCCGCGATCGTCGAGTACCGCCGCGCGCAGGGCTACGACGGCGCCCTCTACCTCGGCCGGGACACCCACGCGCTGTCCGAGCCGGCCTGGCGCACCGCGCTCGAGGTGCTCGCCGCGGCCGGCGTGGATACGCGGATCGACGCCCGCGACTCCTTCACGCCCACCCCGGCGATCTCGCACGCGATCCTGCGGGACAACGGCGCCGGCACCTCCGGCGGCGTGCGCACCGAGGGCCCGGGACTGGCGGACGGCATCGTCGTCACGCCGTCGCACAACCCGCCGCGCGACGGCGGCTTCAAGTACAACCCGCCCAACGGCGGGCCCGCGGGCTCGGACGCCACGTCGGCCATCGCCGCCCGGGCGAACGAGATCCTGCGCGAGGGCTGGGAGGAGGTCGGGCGCATCCCGTTCGAGCGCGCCGTCGCCGCCGACACCACCCGGAAGAACGACTTCATCACCGCCTACGTCGACGACCTCGTCAACGTCCTGGACCTGGACGCGATCCGCCGGGCCGGCGTGCGCATCGGCGCGGACCCGCTCGGCGGCGCCTCGGTGGAGTACTGGGCCGCGATCGGGGAGCGCCACGGCCTGGACCTGACGGTGGTCAACCCCGAGGTCGACCCCCGCTGGTCCTTCATGACGCTGGACTGGGACGGCAAGATCCGCATGGACTGCTCCTCCCCCTACGCGATGGCGTCCCTGCGGGAGAAGATGCGCGGCGACGGCGGAGCCGCCCCCTTCGACGTCGCCACCGGCAACGACGCCGACTCCGACCGGCACGGCATCGTCACCCCCGACGGCGGGCTGATGAACCCGAACCACTACCTCGCCGTCGCCATCGAGTACCTCTTCTCGCACCGGCCGCACTGGTCGGCCGAGGCCGCCGTCGGCAAGACCCTGGTCTCCTCCGCGCTGATCGACCGGGTGGCGGCCGGGCTGGGCCGCCGGCTGATCGAGGTGCCGGTGGGCTTCAAGTACTTCGTGCCCGGGCTGCTCGACGGCTCCGTCGGCTTCGGCGGGGAGGAGTCCGCCGGTGCGTCGTTCCT
It encodes the following:
- the serS gene encoding serine--tRNA ligase, whose protein sequence is MIDLRALREDPEKVRASQRARGADESLVDALLEADARRRSTLSRFEEARAEQKQVSKSVGKASPEERPAVLARAKELAEGVKAAEAESNEAAAALERLLYQVPNVVADGVPAGGEDDYVVLRHEGTVRDFSAEGFEPKDHLDLGEGLRAIDVRRGTKVAGARFYYLTGIGARLELALLNAAMDQAIAAGFTPMITPTLVSPQTMSGTGFLGAHADEIYHLATDDLYLTGTSEVALAGYHTDEILDLSAGPLRYAGWSTCYRREAGSYGKDTRGIIRVHQFNKVEMFTYTTVEEAEAEHARLLAWEEEMLAKVELPYRVIDTAAGDLGDSAARKFDCEAWLPTQNRFMEVTSTSNCTTFQARRLGIRERAEGGTRPVATLNGTLATTRWIVAILENHQQPDGSVRVPAGLRPYLGGLEVIEPA
- a CDS encoding diacylglycerol/lipid kinase family protein; its protein translation is MTSEQWIAVVAVVALVLALAAVILGILAWRAVRKRTPSFSAEEEAEKLPPPPRTGPPAVVVNPSKSMDLDYLRDLVNRTAAEVGLGEPMWFETSVEDPGLGQAREALENGASVVVAAGGDGTVRAVAEALAGTGVPMGLIPLGTGNLLARNLDLPLGSQRELVATALTGRNRQMDLGWLRTEPLSPEDEEKVRGRADASTARSAEKTDSGEAARGPELDAAIPEEGAAAKGVEPPDAGEIPDDDPDKEHVFLVIGGLGFDAAMVSAADDELKAKLGWMAYFVAGVKHLTGRKIHATAELGDSDPGEPFTARTILFANCGRLPGNIVLFPDAQLDDGWLDIAAIDTRGGLIGWADLLRKVTLQGIGIRKDLVPYTSGTIEFRRARSVVVRTDEPEHVQVDGDLVGYATTIHARVEKGGLIVRTM
- the pheA gene encoding prephenate dehydratase, which produces MERDTDTAGTPAASGAQERRPRYVYLGPEGTFTQAALLQVTSPQEADLQPCPDVVTALERVRAGEADYAVVPIENSVEGGVNVTLDTLSTGTPLVIVGEMLVPVTFTLCARPGTRLEDVRRISTHPHAWAQCRRWITQHLDGATHVPATSTAAAAALLASDEPNPGFDAALCSELSARQYGLEVLAAGVADNPHAVTRFIRVARPGALPGPTGADKTTLMVHLADNEAGALLSMLEQFATRGVNLSRIESRPIGDSLGRYSFSIDAEGHLAEERVQATLIGLHRVCPTVRFLGSYPRADGRRPHVRPGTYDADFRAARDWVSGLLAGLRVSGD
- a CDS encoding glycosyltransferase family 2 protein, with translation MRHGARSQRVAVVIPAKDEADRIASTIRAARAIPHVDLVLVVDDGSEDDTQHVARRAGAVVVRHSVNRGKASAMETGASVAAMRDVEGAPRRLLLFIDADLGETAVATAPLVPPVLEGRADCTIAVLPPQPGAGGRGIVTGLARRAISQATGWSPTQPLSGQRCLTREAFDTATPLSRGWGVETGMTIDLLVAGFTVQEVPCDLRHRASANDLAGQIHRGKQYRDVALAVSARKVRGVRVPPTRRGDNPAKQRPGRPYRAWSEASVTSAGEASDSPGTRTDDGGTEV
- a CDS encoding MIP/aquaporin family protein: MSDISPMAVGSGLKMRAGLWGECLAEFLGTFVLIAFGCGSVAMAVAGLPGSGRTEGPTTFFLGTGDWMLIAWGWAFAVVFGVYVAGGVSGAHINPAVTLAFAVRRHFSWGKVLPYWISQLLGAFAGAALVLLVYHDAIRAFEAASKPAGHNLASFSIFATFPAPYFNGGVAGPLIDQIVGTAFLLILVAAVIDLRNTGVMSNLGPLVIGLAVGAIGLSFGANAGYAINPARDLGPRLLAWVGGWGQLAMPGNGGWFSNYFWIPIVGPLIGGVLGIVVYDLFVGDVLYARLRLAERGEGEAAARPEPEADRSGAPHTDAATTPEREADRSGGRHAETGV
- a CDS encoding DUF5926 family protein, whose product is MGKKSRSKRQSRPEGTPRPKRQEVPFVERPFEGLPGETDLVAMREVVPAASMAVRTTAEHGARDVQLVTLLPEMLPALHREDGTVLVALQTAAHSGDASRDVAAALLAALELEPGSALTGTGLPEPGPRLQDVLDLEGPFDLTVHDTFAFWLTDDAASETEVAAALEQANSNIIPTVKIDGVDSAYWCRMGREFLRWARPEDQEKVLDAVARLHAARESAVDDGAKFVGAFRSCGILIPVWELAPGTEAEELTGPLAAFEKKLDDALASTEPLTADERRARAGIVSRQVSLR
- a CDS encoding rhodanese-like domain-containing protein translates to MTIPDTPGSNVSVDDLDAADPIPDGYVLLDVREHDEWQAGHAPGAVHIPMGELPARVDELPEGELVVVCRSGGRSARSVQWLNQVGYDAHNLASGMKGWEAAGLPLVRDDGAAPTVL
- the pgm gene encoding phosphoglucomutase (alpha-D-glucose-1,6-bisphosphate-dependent), whose translation is MHERAGTPALPEDLIDVGEVVSAYYDRTPDLDDPAQQVVFGTSGHRGSSLDGAFNEAHIVATTAAIVEYRRAQGYDGALYLGRDTHALSEPAWRTALEVLAAAGVDTRIDARDSFTPTPAISHAILRDNGAGTSGGVRTEGPGLADGIVVTPSHNPPRDGGFKYNPPNGGPAGSDATSAIAARANEILREGWEEVGRIPFERAVAADTTRKNDFITAYVDDLVNVLDLDAIRRAGVRIGADPLGGASVEYWAAIGERHGLDLTVVNPEVDPRWSFMTLDWDGKIRMDCSSPYAMASLREKMRGDGGAAPFDVATGNDADSDRHGIVTPDGGLMNPNHYLAVAIEYLFSHRPHWSAEAAVGKTLVSSALIDRVAAGLGRRLIEVPVGFKYFVPGLLDGSVGFGGEESAGASFLRKDGTVWTTDKDGILLALLASEIIAVTGKSPSQLHAELVERYGASSYARIDAAATKAQKAKLGKLQPADVAATEIAGEPIVDRLVDAPGNGAAIGGLKVTTSSAWFAARPSGTEDVYKIYAESFQGDDHLAQVQAEAKKVVDEALAE